Below is a window of uncultured Cohaesibacter sp. DNA.
AAGAATGGCCAGCGTAATGCCAGAGAAATAGATGACGTCGAACTGCCCCAGCAGATCAGCGATCCGCGCGGCAGACCAACCGGCAAACATCTTCTTGGCGGCAGCATCATTGCGCCAGTAAGTGAAGAAGCGTTCTCCGCTATCGTCATTCTCGATCATATAGAGGCCGGGATTCTTGTCTTCAACGACCGTCACCGAATCCGTCTTGATATCCTCGGCTTCGAGCGCCTTGCGGATGCCTTCACTCATCGGGTCGATGCCAAGGCCGGTGATGTAGGAGACTTCAATCTGGGGAGCAAACTGCCGGGAAAGATAAGCAGCGGTATTGAAGGTGTCACCAGCAAAACCCTGTTTGAACAGACCATCACCGGCGGGAGCCAATTCAATCATACATTCGCCGATACAGGCGATTCTGACAGTTTTCGTCATATACAAGCGCCGGAGGAACTCCGGACCTCCTGATGCGTGTTCCTTGCCACCTTGCGAAATGACAGCCACGCCTTGTTTTTGTGATACCAGCATCTCAGACCGATGAGAGCATCGCTCCGAAACACCCCGGTCAATTGAGGCCGCGCATCAAGCGCAGCCCCGAGACCAAGTCTCGTTCTTGCAGGAGAAGAACTAGACTAAAGTTGACTCTTTCGCGACTCTTTTCTGGCAAAAGTCGATAACTTTTCAAAAAAAGAGCCTAGCGTGCCAACCAGCCACCATCAACAGCAATGGTATAGCCGTTGATATAGGAAGACGCAGGAGACGACAGGAAGACAACCGGACCGGCAAGGTCGGATGGCAGACCCCAGCGACCAGCCGGGATACGATCCAGAATTTCCTTGCTGCGGGCAGCATCTTCACGCAGAGCCTGAGTGTTGTTGGTGGCCATATAGCCCGGCGCAATCGCATTCACATTGACATTATGCTTTGCCCATTCGTTGGCCAGCAAACGGGTAACGCCCATGACACCGGATTTGGACGCCGTATAGGACGGAACGCGGATACCACCCTGGAAGGAAAGCATGGAAGCCACATTGACGATCTTGCCGCCCTCGCCCTGTGCGATGAACTGCTTGGCCACGGCCTGAGACAGGAAGAATACCGACTTGATGTTGATATTCATCACATCGTCCCAATCCTTCTCGGTAAATTCGATCGCGTCTTCGCGACGAATAATGCCCGCATTGTTGACCAGAATATCGATACGGCCATATTCGGCAACGGTCTTGGATACGATATCGGGGATGTCATCCATCTTCATCAGGT
It encodes the following:
- the kduD gene encoding 2-dehydro-3-deoxy-D-gluconate 5-dehydrogenase KduD yields the protein MKEQFDLSGKIAIVTGCDTGLGQGMAVGLAKAGCDIAAVNIVEPSDTKEMIEGLGRKFLDIRANLMKMDDIPDIVSKTVAEYGRIDILVNNAGIIRREDAIEFTEKDWDDVMNINIKSVFFLSQAVAKQFIAQGEGGKIVNVASMLSFQGGIRVPSYTASKSGVMGVTRLLANEWAKHNVNVNAIAPGYMATNNTQALREDAARSKEILDRIPAGRWGLPSDLAGPVVFLSSPASSYINGYTIAVDGGWLAR